One Clarias gariepinus isolate MV-2021 ecotype Netherlands chromosome 18, CGAR_prim_01v2, whole genome shotgun sequence genomic window carries:
- the LOC128507036 gene encoding cytolytic toxin-alpha-like, with amino-acid sequence MDSKCMNLAALGRPLYPGMLCDCRTDSFIPVMDSICMKLAALGRPLYPGMLYDCRTDSFIPGVTLWDKKALHDDLDVRDNTKTFVKFAASDTLSEKANLLDASASLKASFLGGLVEVEGSAKFLHDTKSSARQCRVTMQYSQTTKFEQLTIKEFGNITYPQVLDQKTATHVVTAVLYGAQAFMVFDYTSKENQCKQAVEGNLHAVVKKIPTLSLKGETSLEMTEEEKVLAENMSVMYYGDFKLNKNPTTYMEALEVYKTLPNLMEKGKNDGVPLTVWLYPLTLLDDKAAKLVKEISFSLVEKTEKLLDELEEVDRQCNDLNQNQTIDKFPDVKVRVEKFQHLHSNYKIAFQNALAKVLPSIRSGEKEDKALGDILNFHLRSPFTANNMNRWLDDITTELNILSFYTSGLKDLTVVKSPGSLNSILFHPDVDVVVCLSFTSLKYEDSYLVAIEDFLNSEEFTSFEKTSVKDLFFQAQPWFTSPDIAEKMRQDLSLFTSFLKANTKDKRMKFIIGSISDPSNPGTSIRLYQKGSLTDPKFQPVSKPPPPVVETSNEKVLLKLSKTPTGKMVQFRVEYKMTQSIDSAADANEWSVTDTSDAQTSFTLTQIKEAGRYCVQYRAVSDVGVSEASDSVAFTFQETPEKLSPGIIRSKIFSLHSDDPQPVPSTRKSYLGSIPGGLRPGMALFFQGIVTSNCDSFAIDFQIDLKNIAFHFNPRMQPKSVVLNSHREGKWHNEEKHECPFVKGGAFDIIVGIKQECYEVIVNGLEFCTFKHRMPVDKVTSVGVREDVCMNIVHIIKVEDGKLKVTDPDRI; translated from the exons ATGGATTCCAAATGCATGAATTTAGCAGCGCTGGGAAGACCTCTGTATCCAGGGATGCTGTGTGACTGCCGCACAGATTCCTTTATTCCAG TCATGGATTCCATATGCATGAAATTGGCAGCGCTGGGAAGACCTCTGTATCCAGGCATGCTGTATGACTGCCGCACAGACTCCTTTATTCCAG gtGTTACTTTATGGGACAAGAAAGCATTACATGATGATCTTGACGTGCGTGACAATACTAAAACATTTGTCAAGTTTGCTGCCTCTGACACTCTCAGTGAAAAGGCTAACCTTCTAGATGCTAGTGCTTCCCTTAAAGCCAGTTTCTTAGGTGGCTTGGTGGAGGTTGAAGGATCAGCCAAGTTTCTGCATGATACCAAATCCTCAGCACGTCAGTGCAGAGTTACTATGCAGTACAGCCAGACAACAAAATTTGAACAACTCACTATTAAGGAGTTTGGCAATATCACCTATCCACAAGTACTTGACCAGAAAACAGCCACTCATGTAGTTACAGCTGTACTATATGGAGCTCAGGCTTTTATGGTGTTTGATTATACAAGTAAAGAAAATCAGTGCAAACAGGCTGTTGAAGGAAACCTTCATGCAGTGGTCAAGAAGATCCCTACCCTTTCCCTAAAGGGGGAAACATCACTGGAGATGACAGAAGAGGAAAAGGTTCTGGCTGAGAACATGAGTGTCATGTATTATGGTGACTTTAAACTCAACAAAAATCCCACCACATACATGGAAGCCCTGGAAGTGTACAAAACATTGCCAAATCTaatggagaaaggaaagaatgatgGTGTACCACTGACTGTGTGGCTGTATCCTCTTACACTTTTAGATGATAAGGCTGCCAAATTGGTAAAAGAAATCAGTTTTAGCCTGGtagaaaaaactgaaaaactgcTGGACGAGCTAGAAGAAGTAGACAGACAGTGCAATGATTTAAACCAAAATCAAACAATAGACAAATTTCCTGATGTTAAAGTCAGAGTGGAAAAGTTCCAGCACTTGCACAGTAATTATAAGATAGCATTCCAGAATGCACTGGCCAAAGTTTTGCCATCTATTCGGAGTGGGGAAAAAGAGGACAAGGCACTTGGGGACATCCTGAACTTCCATCTCAGATCACCCTTTACTGCAAACAACATGAACAGATGGTTAGATGACATCACAACTGAATTAAATATACTGAGTTTCTATACCAGTGGACTGAAGGACCTGACAGTTGTGAAATCACCAGGGTCACTTAATTCCATCCTCTTTCATCCTGATGTTGATGTGGTGGTATGCTTGTCTTTTACATCTCTCAAGTATGAAGACTCCTATCTAGTGGCTATTGAAGACTTTCTTAATTCTGAAGAGTTTACAAGCTTTGAGAAAACAAGTGTGAAAGATCTCTTTTTTCAAGCACAGCCTTGGTTCACTTCTCCTGACATCGCTGAAAAAATGAGACAGGATCTGTCTCTCTTTACAAGTTTTTTAAAGGCCAAtacaaaagataaaagaatgaaGTTCATCATTGGTTCCATCTCTGACCCCAGCAATCCAGGAACCTCTATCCGACTTTATCAGAAAGGCAGTCTGACGGACCCTAAGTTTCAGCCTGTATCCAAACCCCCCCCACCCGTGGTGGAGACCAGTAATGAGAAAGTCCTCCTAAAGCTTTCAAAAACCCCAACTGGAAAGATGGTACAGTTCAGAGTTGAGTACAAGATGACACAATCAATTGATTCGGCAGCTGATGCCAATGAATGGTCAGTCACAGACACTTCAGATGCCCAGACCAGCTTTACACTGACTCAAATAAAGGAAGCAGGACGCTACTGTGTCCAATACAGAGCTGTTAGTGATGTGGGAGTGAGTGAAGCCAGCGACTCTGTCGCCTTCACTTTTCAGGAAACGCCTGAA AAACTAAGTCCTGGCATCATACGCTCCAAGATTTTTTCCTTGCATTCTGATGACCCACAACCAGTTCCCAGCACT AGAAAATCATATTTGGGATCAATTCCTGGAGGCTTGAGACCTGGTATGGCTTTGTTTTTCCAAGGGATTGTCACTTCAAATTGTGACAg ctttgctATAGATTTTCAGATTGATCTGAAGAACATTGCTTTCCACTTCAACCCTCGCATGCAACCCAAGTCTGTGGTCCTTAACAGCCACAGGGAAGGAAAATGGCATAATGAAGAGAAACATGAATGCCCATTTGTCAAAGGCGGAGCTTTTGATATCATCGTGGGTATTAAACAAGAATGCTATGAG gTGATAGTAAATGGCCTGGAATTCTGCACATTCAAGCACCGTATGCCAGTGGACAAAGTGACTTCAGTTGGAGTGAGGGAAGATGTCTGCATGAACATTGTTCACattattaaa GTTGAAGATGGTAAGCTGAAAGTCACCGATCCTGACAGAATTTGa